The Alphaproteobacteria bacterium genome includes a window with the following:
- a CDS encoding DUF2924 domain-containing protein, translating to MARNSRAARQDPEQAVARLSDLPHPELAARWRALSGAAPPKGLSRRLLLLALAYRVQADVLGDLDPATDRRLRRIAAGVPNSGPAPNPGVALKPGMRLMREWNGRTHIVDVTADGLLWNGTPCSSLSAIARAITGARWSGPRFFGLRNTGA from the coding sequence ATGGCCCGCAACTCTCGCGCCGCCAGGCAGGATCCGGAACAGGCGGTCGCCCGCCTGTCCGATCTTCCGCATCCAGAACTGGCCGCGCGATGGCGGGCGCTGTCCGGCGCGGCGCCGCCGAAGGGGCTGAGCCGACGGCTCCTACTGCTGGCCCTCGCCTACCGTGTCCAGGCGGACGTCCTAGGCGATCTCGATCCGGCAACGGATCGCCGGCTGCGCCGCATCGCGGCCGGCGTCCCGAACTCCGGTCCGGCGCCGAATCCCGGCGTGGCGCTGAAGCCGGGGATGCGGCTGATGCGCGAATGGAACGGCCGCACCCATATCGTCGATGTCACCGCCGACGGGCTCCTCTGGAACGGGACGCCCTGTTCGTCACTCTCCGCCATCGCCCGCGCCATCACCGGCGCGCGCTGGTCCGGACCCCGGTTCTTCGGCCTGCGGAATACCGGGGCATGA
- a CDS encoding DEAD/DEAH box helicase has translation MRTEIKHMREALASYIEATYHLSNPKVVNLRRQILMKGGIAQTPYIESTPAYVGDRKFATLDLDQQVCDFLTSMASKESDELLFDPPYEHQAQSLEKTMAANAGGTGIVVTTGTGSGKTESFLLPVLARLADEAIYRADHFSTRAVRALLLYPMNALVNDQLGRLRTLFGSSAARKWFTAAGKRPAKFGRYTGRTLYPGIRDGDRDQKRLKTLEYYLKIEDGARAGNAKDQALVNILKEKGRWPAKPDSFVGAFDGLRKWYGKSGEHWETRKGDPLRANERPEDPELLTRHEIQGACPDLLVTNYSMLEYMLLRPIERQIFAETRAYFEAHPDEKFFLILDEAHLYRGANGTEVAYLIRRLLDRLGLPPSRVVFIATSASFSDGDSAAEFVAGLSGLAKERIQTLQGDKRSFAPAGDGSTNLAAALASVPLALLQSSAPTDRSQVVAPLAAHAKASSARPVTLTRKDSGSANIIVTVHGRDASGAEVEEQVVVPGGATVTTARLFLIVDDIRTDSGSVAFARAYALGTATSGKCDWDEDDLPAALAAILDGSNVLGRLRNITSGASSPKDPVESRGAAWAFTALPKALFPSVQPDTAASAVDALLELASLAKAAPGTAPLLPARVHMLFRGLPGLWACANPGCDQISAEERGGPTGALYAEARQNCGCGSQVYELHSCRDCGLSVACANVGAPTGVEHLWQDNGRAYAGDTGVLQPIHVCLEDPLPEKSGVVRPVYLDLSSGRIDGSGTFNREVWLPPITSATLFENCPRCGAACGDTAMGGISDLQTKGEQPFKELITVQVLEQPPRPESHTPLQGRKALVFSDGRQTASRLAGDMKTFSFRDSLRPLLLVGMAALRHPTYKPSLNDAPLAVALGATKFGVRLRPLGDVDGVMDRVGQMAAGLIKNDDAENDDFRGLTAQTSDAAPLSVFQSIYAVLQDDHTGLFPLALAVLRPKLTKSEQQKLADELKLPKVEGMTPDDVKGSLIELWLWQAMRKHAIKLQATPANIDSAKGSSGIRLWNGKFSRVITKALAERGLNTWVKGDFLTDCAPVLRAVFSPGEQGDFHVSASRVMLDPGDSVEWLRCERCTKVSPSNTLLGRVCGYCGGSAKPIDPAHDFVFRSRKAFYRRLWERLNDPDDTYTPHQLIAEEHSAALNDSGLANAMSRNEAYELRFQDIPIDQDGRVGSPIDILSCTTTMEVGIDIGGLTAVALRNVPPGRANYQQRAGRAGRRGAGLSTVVMFCGADSHDQSFFREPAPIVAGPAPDPILNLNNPVIARRQALAYLIGRFQQERIDTVGGSADVFSSLGTVADFMNGAGDVFSFAGFKQWIAEGREALRLDLERMFTVHCPALDADELLNGFPGSLQHTLAQPPEVASVPQPAKSADADDDMEDEVMEDADDEEHGVIDNGKLLDRLFDVGLLPKYAFPTDVATFSVFESDTDPWRPKRRYSPQLGLNAALSQYAPGHEVYVDSQRYISLGLYSEHEDDRYEAYRNRRLYYQCQICNYADLKDLAEGYVDETRDCPACATRGALGPARRWVRPTGFSHPPTITALPPDFDAGTRLRPTRATLDSLQFSSEARIGGKAWPIGTGWEGWGDNKTLVVTNRGTLSATDYGFNYCNKCGRIEPADFDPALRRLRSGQSHPRPRPNRSNESVECDGNPAKIVIGNEFKTDVAVFRLALPSDWSLDPDRPSTTIAARSAVEALRRAACRLEDLEPNDIDGDFRFAPGDGTCQYIDLYLYDQAAGGAGFVKAAARDPQRLVDDALELLDSCDCDDSCYQCLRSYKNRYEHELFDRRIGADLLRAAFKGVQLSIDPTREDLALDRLEADLTESGATVARADGGLIKDNGEVICLAHPFVENCPGSARGAALADGKDAVAVDILLVLRALPIASSEALSVPNVDLNAGLKPDSDGVPELSAAAVGAGNLAPAATASRFAVSDAEEGDILFRLTANVLSGKKGDGSAPVPKGTMCLFRPHDGGADQATETTDVFLLRRTDGKVFGATGEAWTVGLLQSVTGGGIRVRYRPASHFMECASELVQPAKQVVPVALFVKAVS, from the coding sequence ATGCGTACCGAGATTAAGCATATGCGGGAGGCGCTGGCCTCCTACATCGAGGCGACCTATCACCTTTCGAATCCCAAGGTGGTTAACCTCCGTCGGCAGATCTTGATGAAGGGCGGCATCGCCCAGACGCCGTATATAGAGAGTACGCCCGCCTATGTAGGAGACCGCAAGTTTGCGACCCTTGACCTGGATCAGCAGGTCTGCGATTTCCTGACTAGCATGGCCTCAAAGGAGTCTGATGAACTCCTTTTCGACCCGCCATATGAACATCAGGCACAATCGCTTGAAAAGACGATGGCCGCTAACGCAGGCGGCACCGGGATTGTTGTCACCACTGGCACGGGGTCCGGCAAGACCGAGAGCTTCTTGCTGCCTGTGCTGGCGCGGCTTGCCGATGAGGCGATTTACAGGGCCGATCATTTTTCGACCCGCGCCGTGCGCGCGCTGCTCCTTTACCCGATGAATGCGCTCGTCAACGACCAGCTAGGTCGGTTGCGCACGCTGTTCGGTTCAAGCGCGGCACGAAAATGGTTCACCGCCGCAGGCAAGCGCCCAGCAAAGTTTGGCCGTTATACCGGCCGCACTCTTTATCCTGGTATCCGCGACGGTGATCGTGACCAGAAGCGCCTCAAGACGCTTGAATATTATCTAAAGATCGAGGACGGCGCACGCGCTGGCAACGCCAAGGATCAAGCGCTTGTCAATATCCTCAAGGAAAAAGGGCGCTGGCCAGCCAAGCCCGACAGCTTCGTCGGCGCGTTCGATGGCCTTCGCAAATGGTACGGCAAGTCTGGCGAACACTGGGAGACTAGGAAAGGAGATCCCTTGCGCGCCAATGAGCGACCCGAGGATCCCGAACTGCTTACGCGTCACGAGATTCAGGGCGCGTGTCCTGACCTCCTCGTTACCAACTATTCGATGCTCGAGTATATGCTTTTGCGCCCGATCGAGAGGCAGATTTTCGCTGAGACGCGTGCTTATTTCGAAGCGCATCCGGACGAGAAATTCTTTCTTATTCTTGACGAGGCGCATCTCTATCGCGGCGCCAATGGCACGGAAGTCGCCTATCTGATCAGGCGCTTGCTCGATCGGCTGGGTCTGCCACCGTCCCGCGTCGTATTTATCGCGACAAGCGCCTCGTTCTCTGATGGAGATTCCGCCGCCGAGTTTGTCGCTGGTCTTTCCGGACTTGCGAAAGAGCGCATTCAGACACTTCAGGGTGACAAGCGATCGTTCGCGCCGGCGGGGGACGGGTCGACCAACCTTGCCGCGGCGCTCGCCTCCGTCCCGCTGGCCTTGCTCCAATCCTCGGCTCCCACTGATCGTTCGCAAGTCGTGGCCCCGCTCGCCGCTCATGCCAAGGCATCGAGCGCACGCCCCGTAACCCTGACGCGCAAGGACAGCGGTTCCGCCAATATCATCGTTACCGTCCACGGTCGCGATGCGTCCGGCGCCGAAGTCGAAGAGCAAGTGGTCGTGCCGGGTGGCGCGACAGTTACGACCGCGAGACTATTCCTCATCGTCGATGATATCCGCACCGATTCGGGCAGCGTCGCGTTCGCGCGCGCCTACGCTCTCGGCACTGCTACATCTGGGAAGTGTGACTGGGATGAGGACGACCTGCCTGCTGCGCTTGCAGCAATTCTGGATGGTTCGAACGTGTTGGGGCGTCTTCGCAACATTACGTCAGGCGCTTCGTCGCCCAAAGATCCCGTCGAATCTCGGGGAGCAGCTTGGGCGTTCACCGCACTACCCAAGGCGCTCTTCCCCTCGGTCCAGCCCGATACGGCGGCCTCGGCAGTTGACGCCTTGCTAGAACTCGCCTCGCTCGCCAAAGCTGCGCCGGGAACCGCCCCGCTGCTACCGGCCCGCGTCCATATGCTGTTTCGGGGTCTGCCAGGTCTCTGGGCTTGCGCCAATCCGGGATGTGACCAGATATCCGCGGAAGAACGTGGCGGGCCCACCGGCGCTCTCTATGCCGAGGCGCGCCAGAATTGCGGCTGTGGCTCCCAAGTTTACGAGCTGCATAGTTGCCGAGATTGCGGGCTCTCAGTTGCATGCGCCAACGTTGGCGCTCCGACTGGAGTCGAGCACCTCTGGCAAGATAATGGTCGCGCTTATGCCGGCGACACCGGCGTCCTCCAACCTATCCATGTCTGTCTCGAGGATCCGCTTCCGGAAAAGTCCGGCGTCGTCCGCCCGGTCTATCTGGATCTGAGTTCCGGGCGCATCGATGGAAGCGGCACCTTCAACCGCGAAGTCTGGCTGCCGCCAATCACCAGCGCGACTCTATTCGAGAACTGCCCACGGTGCGGGGCAGCGTGCGGCGATACCGCAATGGGCGGCATTTCGGACCTGCAGACCAAGGGCGAGCAGCCCTTCAAGGAACTAATTACCGTTCAAGTGCTCGAACAACCTCCCCGCCCTGAAAGTCACACGCCGCTTCAAGGCCGAAAGGCGCTGGTTTTCTCCGATGGTCGCCAGACTGCATCGCGGCTTGCGGGCGACATGAAGACCTTCTCCTTCCGCGATAGCCTACGCCCGCTGTTGCTGGTCGGCATGGCCGCCCTTCGCCATCCGACCTATAAGCCTTCGCTCAACGATGCGCCGCTCGCAGTGGCACTCGGCGCCACCAAATTCGGCGTGCGGCTGCGACCGCTTGGCGACGTTGACGGCGTCATGGACCGCGTCGGCCAGATGGCCGCTGGGCTCATCAAGAATGACGATGCTGAGAATGATGACTTTCGCGGCCTCACCGCCCAAACCTCGGACGCCGCGCCGCTATCGGTGTTCCAGAGCATCTATGCAGTTCTTCAGGACGATCATACCGGCCTGTTTCCGCTCGCGCTCGCTGTGTTGCGCCCCAAGCTCACCAAGTCCGAGCAGCAGAAATTGGCCGACGAACTCAAACTGCCCAAAGTCGAGGGTATGACTCCTGACGATGTCAAAGGCTCGCTCATCGAACTATGGTTGTGGCAGGCGATGCGCAAGCACGCGATCAAGCTCCAGGCGACGCCGGCCAATATCGACTCGGCCAAGGGCTCATCGGGCATTCGGCTATGGAACGGCAAGTTCAGCCGGGTCATCACCAAGGCACTCGCGGAGCGCGGACTCAATACCTGGGTGAAGGGTGACTTCCTGACCGATTGCGCGCCCGTGCTGCGCGCCGTCTTCAGTCCTGGTGAGCAAGGTGACTTTCATGTCTCGGCAAGCCGCGTCATGCTCGACCCGGGCGACAGCGTTGAGTGGCTCCGCTGCGAGCGTTGCACCAAGGTCTCACCAAGCAACACGTTGCTTGGGCGCGTATGCGGATATTGCGGGGGAAGCGCCAAGCCGATCGACCCAGCGCATGACTTCGTCTTCCGAAGCCGTAAGGCCTTTTACCGGCGCCTGTGGGAGCGGCTAAACGATCCCGATGACACCTACACGCCACATCAACTGATCGCCGAAGAGCACTCGGCTGCACTCAATGATAGCGGGCTCGCCAACGCGATGTCGCGCAACGAAGCTTATGAACTGCGCTTCCAAGACATTCCGATCGATCAGGATGGCCGCGTCGGCTCGCCGATCGACATTTTGAGTTGTACAACGACTATGGAGGTCGGCATCGATATAGGAGGTCTCACCGCGGTCGCCTTGCGAAACGTGCCGCCGGGACGCGCCAACTATCAGCAGCGTGCCGGTCGCGCTGGCCGTCGCGGCGCCGGGCTATCGACCGTCGTGATGTTCTGCGGTGCCGACAGCCACGACCAGAGTTTCTTTCGCGAGCCAGCGCCGATTGTCGCCGGGCCCGCACCTGATCCCATCCTCAATCTCAACAACCCCGTCATCGCACGGCGCCAGGCGCTCGCTTATCTAATCGGACGCTTCCAGCAGGAGCGCATTGACACCGTCGGAGGAAGCGCGGACGTCTTTTCTTCGTTGGGTACCGTCGCCGATTTCATGAACGGCGCCGGTGACGTCTTCTCGTTCGCTGGCTTCAAGCAGTGGATTGCAGAGGGTCGCGAGGCGCTTCGGTTAGATCTCGAGCGGATGTTCACCGTTCATTGCCCAGCGCTTGATGCCGATGAATTGCTCAATGGTTTTCCAGGCTCGCTCCAACACACGCTGGCGCAGCCCCCCGAAGTTGCGTCAGTGCCGCAGCCCGCCAAATCCGCGGATGCCGATGACGACATGGAGGACGAGGTGATGGAGGATGCGGACGACGAGGAGCATGGTGTAATCGACAATGGCAAACTGCTCGATCGCCTGTTTGATGTAGGCCTTCTGCCCAAATATGCGTTCCCGACCGACGTTGCGACCTTCAGCGTCTTCGAGAGCGACACCGACCCTTGGAGACCGAAGCGGCGCTACTCCCCCCAACTCGGCCTGAACGCGGCGCTCAGCCAATATGCGCCGGGCCACGAAGTCTATGTCGACAGTCAGCGCTACATCTCGCTTGGCCTTTATTCCGAGCATGAAGATGATCGCTATGAGGCTTATCGGAACCGCCGGCTCTATTACCAATGTCAGATTTGCAACTATGCTGATCTCAAGGACTTAGCCGAGGGTTACGTCGACGAAACCCGCGATTGTCCGGCTTGCGCGACCCGCGGCGCCCTAGGACCTGCCCGCCGCTGGGTCCGCCCAACCGGCTTCTCGCACCCTCCGACTATCACAGCGCTTCCGCCCGATTTCGACGCCGGCACCCGGCTTCGCCCGACGCGCGCCACGCTCGATTCGCTGCAATTTTCGTCCGAAGCGCGGATTGGCGGCAAAGCCTGGCCGATCGGCACCGGCTGGGAGGGATGGGGCGACAACAAGACCCTCGTCGTCACCAATCGCGGGACACTGAGCGCGACCGACTACGGCTTCAACTATTGCAACAAATGCGGACGCATTGAGCCCGCGGACTTCGACCCTGCGCTGCGCCGGTTGCGTAGCGGGCAGTCGCATCCACGGCCGCGTCCCAACCGGTCCAACGAAAGCGTCGAGTGCGACGGCAACCCGGCCAAGATCGTGATCGGTAACGAGTTCAAGACCGATGTCGCCGTGTTCCGACTCGCCCTGCCGTCGGACTGGAGTCTCGATCCTGATCGGCCGTCGACCACGATCGCTGCGCGTTCCGCGGTCGAGGCCCTTCGCCGCGCCGCGTGCAGGCTGGAAGACCTCGAGCCAAACGATATCGACGGCGACTTCCGTTTCGCGCCGGGCGACGGCACATGCCAATATATCGATCTCTATCTTTATGATCAGGCCGCAGGGGGCGCCGGATTCGTCAAGGCGGCGGCGCGCGATCCACAACGCCTCGTCGACGACGCGCTTGAACTGCTGGACAGTTGCGACTGCGACGACAGTTGCTACCAGTGCCTGAGATCCTACAAGAACCGGTATGAGCATGAACTGTTTGATCGGCGGATCGGGGCCGACCTACTGCGCGCCGCCTTCAAGGGCGTGCAGCTCTCAATCGACCCGACCCGTGAAGATCTCGCGCTCGATCGTCTCGAAGCCGACCTGACCGAAAGCGGTGCCACGGTCGCGCGCGCCGACGGCGGGCTGATCAAGGACAATGGCGAGGTGATCTGCCTCGCCCATCCCTTCGTTGAGAATTGCCCCGGTTCGGCGCGAGGTGCAGCACTTGCCGATGGCAAGGACGCGGTTGCGGTCGACATCCTACTCGTGCTTCGCGCCCTACCAATTGCGTCTAGCGAAGCCCTCTCGGTCCCCAATGTCGATCTCAATGCCGGACTCAAACCCGACTCCGATGGCGTCCCGGAATTAAGTGCGGCGGCCGTTGGGGCGGGCAACCTTGCACCGGCCGCAACGGCTTCGCGCTTTGCCGTCAGCGATGCCGAAGAGGGCGACATTCTGTTCCGGCTCACCGCCAATGTGCTTAGCGGCAAGAAGGGTGACGGCAGTGCGCCCGTGCCCAAAGGGACGATGTGTCTATTCCGGCCGCATGATGGCGGTGCTGATCAGGCCACTGAGACCACCGATGTTTTCTTGCTCCGCCGGACCGATGGGAAGGTGTTCGGCGCAACCGGTGAGGCTTGGACAGTAGGGCTGCTCCAGTCCGTAACTGGCGGTGGCATCCGCGTCCGCTACCGGCCAGCATCCCATTTCATGGAGTGCGCCAGCGAGTTGGTGCAGCCGGCGAAGCAGGTGGTGCCGGTCGCCCTGTTCGTGAAGGCAGTCTCCTGA
- a CDS encoding DNA/RNA helicase domain-containing protein, which yields MAQFIPMIDPETMEFGSEADVARSMLKQLGPSYLIMHSLPWVFPARDDIDAPTREGEADFLILHRQHGLLILEVKGGEIGLKGRIWVRWVKSVPKEIKDPVKQARRSLWALKKRITLICGKPVADRTVISVGIAFPHCLYKDHPPSDLPPEAILTMDDLPDVEPAILRAYKAGGGGRYELSVLEFDAVRRALAPEFQVYEPLRVSVDAAAETLARLTRQQLQVLRGFDGNPRAIIEGVAGSGKTLLAMQRARSFAAAHKAVLFTCFNAELAKWIREEMDADLAENGGKITVQNFHRLASDLCRAADVDFTVNQQDAARWWDEKAPDLLAEAALDLYGGTPPFDAMVVDEAQDFSPSWWDALEYLCDREGSVWAFLDKAQSLRRDPVDPPLAGAFRVSLDVNCRNTRRIVACANVATEVESEPFELAPLGRPPKLIVPQTPTTISGLVQQEIRALLREHRLEPRQIAIIGPASKAKGPLASVTSIDGIALLDDASLWREGKGVLFSTARSFKGLEADVVILCDFSGLGGLFTVSDLYVALTRARSHLIIVAHDRAAKESLDAALAAAIATGADE from the coding sequence ATGGCCCAATTCATCCCGATGATTGACCCCGAGACGATGGAATTCGGATCAGAGGCCGACGTTGCGCGCTCAATGTTGAAGCAACTCGGGCCCAGCTATTTGATCATGCATTCGCTACCTTGGGTGTTTCCGGCCCGCGACGATATTGACGCGCCGACCCGTGAAGGCGAAGCCGATTTCCTTATTCTCCATCGTCAACATGGTTTGCTTATCCTCGAGGTCAAGGGTGGCGAGATCGGGTTGAAGGGTCGAATCTGGGTGCGCTGGGTCAAGTCCGTACCCAAGGAAATTAAGGACCCGGTGAAACAGGCACGCCGCAGTCTCTGGGCGCTCAAAAAGCGAATCACGTTGATTTGCGGAAAACCGGTTGCGGACCGCACCGTCATCTCGGTGGGGATCGCCTTTCCGCATTGCCTCTACAAGGATCATCCACCGAGCGACCTTCCGCCTGAGGCCATTCTCACAATGGATGACCTTCCAGACGTAGAGCCCGCGATCCTGCGGGCCTACAAAGCCGGTGGTGGCGGGAGATATGAGCTCTCGGTGCTGGAGTTCGATGCGGTGCGCCGCGCGCTTGCGCCCGAATTCCAAGTCTATGAGCCGCTGCGCGTCAGCGTCGATGCCGCCGCCGAAACCCTGGCTCGGCTCACTCGGCAGCAACTGCAGGTGTTGCGCGGTTTTGACGGCAATCCGCGTGCTATCATTGAAGGGGTGGCGGGCTCGGGCAAAACTCTACTCGCAATGCAGCGCGCGCGCTCCTTTGCTGCCGCGCATAAGGCTGTGCTCTTCACCTGCTTCAACGCAGAACTCGCCAAATGGATTCGCGAGGAGATGGACGCCGATTTAGCGGAAAATGGTGGCAAGATCACCGTTCAGAACTTCCATCGGCTTGCGTCCGACCTCTGCAGGGCGGCGGACGTTGACTTTACCGTCAACCAGCAGGATGCGGCGCGCTGGTGGGATGAAAAGGCGCCCGACCTTCTCGCTGAGGCAGCGCTCGATCTCTACGGGGGCACACCACCCTTCGACGCGATGGTCGTTGACGAAGCACAAGATTTCTCACCTTCCTGGTGGGATGCGCTTGAATACCTATGCGATCGAGAGGGCTCGGTCTGGGCATTTCTCGACAAGGCGCAGAGTCTGCGCCGCGATCCGGTCGATCCGCCACTTGCTGGAGCGTTTCGCGTCTCACTTGACGTGAATTGCCGGAACACGCGCCGGATCGTCGCCTGCGCCAACGTTGCGACCGAAGTCGAGAGCGAGCCGTTCGAACTCGCCCCGCTTGGTAGGCCACCCAAACTGATCGTCCCCCAGACGCCGACCACGATCAGCGGACTCGTCCAGCAAGAGATCCGCGCGCTTCTCAGGGAACATCGTCTTGAACCCCGACAGATCGCGATCATTGGGCCGGCGAGCAAGGCCAAGGGGCCCCTTGCCAGCGTCACGTCGATCGACGGCATTGCTTTGCTGGATGATGCATCGCTCTGGCGTGAGGGTAAGGGGGTGCTGTTCAGCACCGCCCGCAGTTTCAAGGGACTCGAGGCGGACGTCGTCATTCTTTGCGATTTTTCTGGGCTCGGCGGCCTCTTTACGGTGAGCGACCTCTACGTAGCGCTGACCCGCGCTCGCTCGCATCTGATTATCGTCGCGCATGATCGCGCAGCCAAGGAGAGTCTCGATGCTGCATTGGCTGCTGCAATCGCAACCGGTGCGGACGAATGA
- a CDS encoding FYDLN acid domain-containing protein: MVKPEWGAKHLCENCGAKYYDMLRDPITCPKCDTIVSAPSRSRRGKAAAVKEEAPKAPVKKPIVDELDDDVDDLLVDDDDDDADDDSLLDDDEDDDEYSTDDIPLVVGGDDDDKDI, encoded by the coding sequence TTGGTCAAGCCGGAATGGGGTGCGAAACACCTCTGCGAAAACTGCGGCGCGAAGTATTACGACATGCTGCGCGACCCGATCACCTGCCCGAAATGTGATACAATAGTTTCCGCGCCGTCGCGGTCGCGGCGCGGCAAGGCCGCGGCCGTAAAGGAAGAAGCGCCGAAAGCGCCCGTCAAGAAGCCGATTGTGGACGAACTCGACGATGATGTGGACGATCTTCTCGTCGACGACGATGACGACGATGCGGATGACGATTCCCTGCTGGACGACGACGAAGACGATGACGAGTACAGCACGGACGATATTCCCCTTGTCGTAGGCGGTGACGACGACGACAAGGACATCTGA
- a CDS encoding DUF3489 domain-containing protein: MPKLTDTQSVILNAAAQSDDGAVLPLPATLTANKGAATISLRSMIKSGLIAEQPAGPDDTVWHEADDGTRWALVVTDAGLTAIGINPAERCDDSNPETKIPGETTEAPGAVRAGTKQALLVDLLTRPSGATIAEVVAATGWQAHSVRGTISGTLKKKLGLIVSSEKLADRGRVYRIAMDSPDTGR, translated from the coding sequence ATGCCCAAGCTTACTGATACCCAATCCGTTATCCTGAACGCCGCCGCGCAAAGCGACGACGGCGCCGTTCTGCCCCTGCCCGCAACCCTGACGGCCAACAAGGGGGCCGCGACGATCAGCCTCCGCAGCATGATCAAGAGCGGCCTGATCGCGGAACAACCCGCCGGGCCGGACGACACTGTATGGCACGAGGCGGACGACGGCACCCGATGGGCGCTGGTTGTAACGGACGCCGGCCTGACGGCCATCGGCATCAATCCGGCGGAACGGTGCGACGACTCCAATCCCGAAACCAAAATCCCCGGCGAGACGACCGAGGCCCCCGGCGCGGTTCGCGCGGGGACGAAACAGGCGCTGCTGGTCGACCTCCTGACGCGGCCGTCCGGTGCCACGATCGCCGAGGTCGTCGCGGCAACCGGCTGGCAGGCGCATTCGGTCCGCGGCACCATCAGCGGCACGCTCAAGAAAAAACTCGGCCTGATCGTATCGTCGGAAAAACTTGCCGATCGCGGCCGGGTCTATCGCATCGCGATGGATAGTCCGGATACGGGACGCTGA
- a CDS encoding recombinase family protein encodes MNLDANRIPRARRLRCAIYTRKSSDEGLEQDFNSLDAQREACDAYIRSQAGEGWIGFAARYDDGGFSGGTMDRPGLRALLGDIEAGTIDVVVVYKVDRLTRALSDFARLVDIFDAHRVSFVSVTQSFNTTTSMGRLTLNVLLSFAQFEREVTAERIRDKIAASKKKGMWMGGLPPLGYDCAEKKLVVNQAEAETVRRLFALYLELGNVRLVKAEADRIGLRTKPRRPNNGRATGDLPFTRGHLYKLLSNPLYAGLVPHKGQNHAGQHAAIVDCAVWDRVQARLAASAVSRRSTRNGESRHAFAGRVFDETGDALRPHHASKKGRRYHYYVSGRLLTAPGSADPAGWRLPTKELEQAIGSIVTRWLENSRESETFLLPPDARIAERSALAAAARSLAAEWKRDGDVPASIAPVVARVDLAPATIRIVLDRIRLYEALNLSDMDRDPSADIAIVASIALKRRGAETRLVTGGDTASGSPDANIVAAIASARHWFDALRTGDAASVLELAARHNVDRSHVSRTLPLAFLAPDIVQAIVDGRTDETRLTLSALKRLNLPASWRAQRELLRLR; translated from the coding sequence ATGAATCTGGATGCGAACCGGATACCCCGGGCGCGCAGGCTGCGCTGCGCCATCTATACCCGCAAATCCTCCGATGAAGGGCTGGAACAGGACTTCAACAGCCTCGATGCCCAGCGCGAGGCCTGCGACGCGTATATTCGGAGCCAGGCGGGCGAAGGGTGGATCGGATTCGCGGCGCGGTACGACGATGGCGGCTTCTCCGGCGGCACCATGGACCGGCCGGGGCTCCGGGCGCTGCTGGGCGACATCGAGGCCGGCACCATCGATGTGGTCGTCGTCTACAAGGTCGACCGGCTGACCCGGGCGCTGTCCGACTTCGCCCGGCTGGTCGACATCTTCGATGCGCATCGGGTCTCGTTCGTGTCGGTGACCCAATCGTTCAATACCACCACGTCGATGGGGCGGTTGACCCTCAATGTGCTGCTGTCCTTCGCCCAGTTCGAACGCGAGGTGACCGCGGAGCGCATCCGCGACAAGATCGCCGCCTCCAAGAAGAAGGGCATGTGGATGGGCGGGCTGCCGCCGCTGGGCTATGACTGCGCGGAAAAGAAGCTGGTCGTGAACCAGGCCGAAGCCGAAACGGTGCGGCGCCTGTTCGCCCTGTATCTCGAGCTCGGCAACGTCCGGCTGGTGAAGGCCGAGGCGGATCGTATCGGCCTGCGCACCAAGCCCCGCAGGCCGAACAACGGGCGCGCCACAGGCGACTTGCCGTTCACCCGCGGGCACCTCTACAAGCTGCTGTCGAACCCGCTCTATGCGGGACTCGTCCCCCACAAGGGGCAGAATCATGCGGGGCAGCACGCCGCGATCGTCGACTGCGCGGTCTGGGACCGGGTACAGGCGCGGCTTGCGGCAAGCGCCGTCAGCCGGCGGTCGACGCGGAATGGGGAAAGCCGCCACGCCTTCGCGGGCCGCGTCTTCGACGAAACCGGCGATGCCCTGCGACCGCATCACGCCAGCAAGAAGGGTCGGCGCTACCACTACTACGTCTCCGGTCGGCTGCTGACCGCGCCGGGCAGCGCCGACCCTGCCGGCTGGCGCCTGCCTACGAAGGAGCTGGAACAGGCGATCGGGAGTATTGTAACCCGGTGGCTCGAGAATAGCCGCGAATCGGAAACATTCCTGCTGCCGCCGGATGCCCGCATCGCCGAGCGCAGTGCGCTCGCGGCGGCGGCGCGATCGCTCGCCGCCGAGTGGAAACGCGACGGAGACGTCCCGGCATCCATCGCTCCCGTCGTCGCGCGCGTCGACCTTGCCCCGGCGACCATCCGCATCGTCCTGGATCGAATCCGGTTATACGAGGCGCTGAACCTTTCCGATATGGATCGCGACCCAAGCGCCGACATCGCCATCGTGGCATCCATCGCGCTGAAGCGTCGCGGCGCTGAAACCCGATTGGTCACCGGCGGCGACACCGCATCGGGATCACCCGATGCAAATATCGTTGCCGCCATCGCGTCCGCCAGGCACTGGTTCGACGCGCTGCGCACCGGAGATGCCGCATCGGTGCTCGAACTGGCCGCACGGCACAACGTCGATCGCAGCCATGTCAGCCGCACCCTGCCGCTGGCCTTCCTCGCACCCGATATCGTCCAGGCGATCGTCGACGGGCGCACCGACGAAACCCGCCTTACCCTGTCAGCCCTCAAGCGCCTGAACCTGCCCGCGTCATGGCGCGCGCAACGGGAATTGCTGCGCCTCCGGTGA